From the Drechmeria coniospora strain ARSEF 6962 chromosome 02, whole genome shotgun sequence genome, the window GGTCCAGCACTCCCAGCagacctcctcgtcgccgcgggaGAGCCAGGCCTTTCGGCGGCGTTTCTCGAAGAATTGGACGGTGAcctgtcctcgtccgccgccgccgccgccgccgctgctggccGAGGGGTTGTTGCGGTCGGCATCGAGCTCGCGCTCGAGGGCCGAGGCGCGCTGTTCGATCATggtctcgagctcgtcgtcgtcgacgtagGGGAGGGTGAGGTCGAGGACATCGCGGGTGCGCGGGTTGAGGGAGGGGAAGAAGCGGGTGAAGAAGATGGTGTGCAGGATGCCTGGGAGCGGTCAAGGTCAAGTCAGCCCATCCGTCCACACGAGGGCCACGGCCAGGCGAGAGGGGGAAGATGGCGAGAGAGCGAGAGAATTGGGGAGCGGGAGAGCGAGAGAGGAATTGGGTTACGGGTGCCATTGTCGTCGCCCGACTTGCCTTTGACGACGTCGCGGACGGAGCGAGGGTCCGCAAAGACGTCGAGTATGAATTCGGGAGGCTCCTGCTGCGGATGGGCCTGCTGCTGATCGATGgagggcatcgtcgtcgtcgccgccgccgccgccgccgccgccgctgccgtggTCGTCGTAGGCATCGCGCGCCGTTGCCGTTTCGCCGTGACCCCGTGCGGTGAGAGGGGTGGAAGGGTGAAGGGTGAAGGGGTGGAAGGGTGGATGGAGGTGGAAGGGAAGACGGGGAGCACGAGGAAGACGGGGAGCGCAGGGAGCGCGGGGAGCCGAGGGAGCGCAGGGAGGGGTCGGTTCCAGGAGACCAAGGTAGCGGCACAGCACAGAGGCTACAGAGGCAAGCAGGCCGCCGTGGGTGCCGAGGGGTAGGGGAGCCGAGTGCTGCGTCGTGGCTGCGACGGCCgggccaggccaggccaggTCACTGATCAGGGAGGGAAGCGGGATGATCTGGGAGGCGGCCGGTGCAGCGCAGCCGCCGCTCGAACGGTTGGtcagcctcgccgacgccgacgtcagCGACGACAAGGTTGGAGCgggtgggggggggcgaggtgGGAACGGCACAGCGCTCGCACCGCGCTGGAGGGGCCTCCACGGGGCTCGAACGGCATCTGTACAGCAGCCAATACAGCGACGTTCTGTCCACGTTGGCACGATCGACGCCCgtgtaccagtacatgccCTGTCCAGTCCGAACAAGCACGGCAACTATTATCGGCGGCCCTCGATGCGCAGTTGGCGTTGCTGGGAACCGACCATGACGGCACCATTCTGCCCACCCAACTGGCTGGGTATCACGAAACTTGGTCCCTCGCCGTCAATGGCATGCACCTTTCCTCACCGCAAGCCACGAGGACGGGGACTCGACGGAGGATTGCTGGCAGCAGGGACGGGCCTCTGGGTCGGCGGCTGTGTGTAAGtatgcatacaagtacaggcattgcaagtacaggtacaagtacaagtacaggtacaagtacaagagCGTGATGAATGGATTGAGTTGAGGGGGCTGGCCGGGCGCGTGAAGCTTCCGATTCCAGCGAGCGCCATGGCGACCATCAACCGCCGTATGGGGGACGCCGGAAGCGACAGCAGGTACATGGATGGGAGCATTATCGCGActacagtagttgtgctccgtacgacGACCAGTAAATCACAGGGGCACATGTACGTTGGTTGTACCGTATtaacctagtactaggtagtaagtactgtaggtgtgcttgtacatgtacagtaggtgtattactgtacggagtactccgtacttgcgtaaGTGTTCTTATTTAGTacgaacggagtactccgtcggTGCActcgtgcaagtaagtactaggtaattacttacctacctagtacctacagtagtgctccgtactaagtacagtacttaagtactccgtacagacgGAGTAATGGTTGAACGCGATCTGTGCTGCGGGGATTTTTCAGCGGGCCCTGGGAACGGCGGAAGCAAGACCTCTTGTACAAGAACTTACTTGACCGAGTatcaagtaatactccgtactgccgACGCACATGTACCCCCACAGGatggagtaataatactgtaaagagtacggagcaacaACTACAGCGCGATTGTAGGTGCACATCACCACTTACAGCGGCTTGGCACAGTACCTCTAACCTACTAGGTCaaggtacttacctagtaagtagtacggagtactgtagtagggCACCGACACACTGCCGTGAGGATTACACGTACAGCACGTGCGGCACCGCATCTTCACCAGCCCAGCCTTGCCCCTGTCCAATCAGCGCGCCCGCCTGCTCCCTCGCGGCGATTGGCAGCCGAGGCTCACGAACCGACATGCCTGCCACTGCCTGCACGATGGTGATAACGCATGCAATCGTGCCAAAATCGACTCGTACCTGGAATTGTTCGACTCCGCCAACCACCAACCAccaaccaccaccaccaccaggcACACCCACCTCCAGGCACCACCTCCTCCAGGCACCACCACCCGACACCACCAcccgacacgacgacgacgacgtgcagCTCGACCCTCCCGCACGGCCAAACGGACGGCGCCTCACCGTcttccatcgccgccggctccttcGTCTGCCGTCCCTCGATCCGTCCGTCGAGCTCATGGAGCAGCGTCGTCACCGTTGATGACACCGCACCCAACCACGGACCCAACGAGGAGCCTGCTTCCCATCCGCCCCTgccgcggcgccgaagccgtccACGATGCTGTCCTCGGCCAAACGCTGGCTGCGCAGCAATAGGACGcccatcgccgtcggagtcggcatcctcggtgCCGGTTACGTCGCCGCCCAGTATGTGCTGACGAGGATCAACGACGCGCGCGAGCGCATGAGCGGCGATCGCATCGCCAAGGAAAAGTGAGCGGCACAAcgccccctccctcccccgtCCCGCCTCGCCCCGCGGCGGCGCTGACCGGTCGACGCAGCCTGCGCCGACGCTTCGAGCAGAACCAAGAGGACTGCACCTTTaccgtcctcgccctgctgccgacggcgacgaccaacATCCTCGCGGCCCTCGACACGGAGCAGATCACGTACGAGATTCAAAAGATCAAGACCTCGTCGCGCGCCCTCAAGCTCGACGGctccgagtcgacggcgagcccgcCGAGCATCGCCGACACCACCAtgaccgaggacgacggcaagaGCATGGTCAGC encodes:
- a CDS encoding DUF1649 domain protein, encoding MPTTTTAAAAAAAAAATTTMPSIDQQQAHPQQEPPEFILDVFADPRSVRDVVKGKSGDDNGTRILHTIFFTRFFPSLNPRTRDVLDLTLPYVDDDELETMIEQRASALERELDADRNNPSASSGGGGGGGRGQVTVQFFEKRRRKAWLSRGDEEVCWECWTVKVTVAEPRTESGTPSPPPPPITRRRLTVRRPHAERAKVRRAMEQTLLTTAMKIVTFANAHKDHIPPITTQGGNPFPFKISVDQKETGWAARMRIY